One genomic window of Arthrobacter caoxuetaonis includes the following:
- a CDS encoding siderophore ABC transporter substrate-binding protein: protein MKTTLKSRLLAGTALVSLLAVSACGSETDAAAEPAATEPSMITVEHTQGTTEVPVNPEVVYTFDLGALDTLDALGIEVDGVPAANFPESLSKFGSDDYAKIGSMKEPDFEAISAGAPDLIIMSGRTADFYDEFSKIAPTINLSTDAADPWNSFIENTEIIGDIFGKEAEVEEKLAALDTKVDETKATAADAGNGLIIMTSGGEMTAYGAGSRFGLIHDVLGVATAADIKSEAQHGESVSFEYVAEINPDHLFVIDRDVAVGNAGEVASAVLDNELVKGTKAAANDNITMLDSSSWYLVGYGLNNVDAMVSAVQDGIS from the coding sequence GTGAAGACGACCCTGAAGTCCCGGCTGCTGGCCGGAACCGCCCTCGTGTCCCTGCTTGCCGTGAGCGCGTGCGGCTCCGAGACCGATGCCGCCGCCGAACCCGCCGCCACGGAACCCAGCATGATCACTGTGGAGCACACGCAGGGCACCACTGAGGTCCCCGTGAACCCCGAGGTCGTCTACACCTTCGACCTGGGCGCCCTGGATACCTTGGACGCCCTGGGCATCGAGGTTGACGGCGTTCCGGCAGCAAACTTCCCCGAGAGCCTCTCCAAGTTCGGCTCGGATGACTACGCCAAGATCGGCAGCATGAAGGAACCGGACTTCGAAGCCATCAGCGCCGGAGCTCCGGATCTGATCATCATGTCCGGCCGTACCGCCGACTTCTACGACGAGTTCTCCAAGATCGCCCCCACGATCAACCTCAGCACCGACGCTGCCGACCCGTGGAACTCCTTCATCGAGAACACCGAAATCATCGGCGACATCTTCGGCAAGGAAGCCGAGGTCGAGGAGAAGCTCGCCGCTCTGGACACCAAGGTCGACGAAACCAAGGCCACCGCGGCGGACGCCGGCAACGGCCTGATCATCATGACCAGCGGCGGCGAAATGACTGCTTATGGCGCGGGTTCACGCTTCGGCCTGATCCACGATGTCCTCGGCGTCGCCACTGCAGCGGACATCAAGTCCGAAGCCCAGCACGGCGAGTCGGTCTCCTTCGAATACGTGGCCGAGATCAACCCGGACCACCTGTTCGTCATTGACCGCGACGTCGCTGTCGGCAATGCAGGCGAAGTTGCCTCCGCTGTCCTGGACAACGAACTGGTCAAGGGCACCAAGGCAGCAGCCAACGACAACATCACCATGCTCGATTCCTCCAGCTGGTACCTGGTGGGCTATGGCCTGAACAACGTTGACGCAATGGTCAGCGCTGTCCAGGACGGCATCTCCTAA
- a CDS encoding acyltransferase family protein, producing MSATEQHAAASRSEKPSVPSAPAAGERRYRPEVQGLRALAVILVVIYHVWLGRVSGGVDVFLLISAFLLTGSFVRKAEAGRALALGRYWLHLFKRLLPAVVVVLLSVLAATAFLLPASYRQDLITESWSSLFYVQNWTLANNAVDYLAADHSGASPLQHFWSLSIQGQVFLLWPLLFAAALPAARLARIGYRTVLTGIFGIIFAASLAFSIWQTGANQAYAYFDTRTRLWEFALGTLLALALPYLHLGRRLRILIGWTGVAAMLGCGIILQVQQQFPGYLALWPTLAAAMVIAAGDTGSRLGADRWLTAKPLVKLGDNSYALYLWHWPVLVFWLIASGQENAGIVDGAAVIAVSLLLAVLTTKLVETPLRGWSWPEAASWRSALVLAASFALVAAPLAGWQAKVASDAQAVRLQSIADNPGALSLDPEFQTAASTTALVKPSASEMDQEWAKLDHACDEAFAPAEGSVLETSCKQIGSADGAQKRIVVLGDSHAMQWTAALRPVALANDWHVVTVLKMGCRYGAADPERSEDCNAFNEAAGEYTLGLMPDAVFTVASVTEESSPAEYLAGGYDDGVRAFAEAGIAVLAMRDNPRFEFDMFKCLEANDLSVQACHVPRSELLAEVSPLEGLQERIPGVHVLDMSDQFCFEDSCPGIIGNVIVYKDHDHLNRTYMETVSPELAQRILDATGWEGVTVPASV from the coding sequence GTGTCAGCAACCGAGCAGCACGCTGCCGCTTCGCGCTCCGAAAAACCGTCAGTTCCTTCCGCCCCCGCAGCCGGTGAACGCCGCTACCGTCCGGAAGTCCAGGGCCTGCGGGCGCTGGCGGTGATACTGGTTGTCATTTACCACGTGTGGCTTGGCAGGGTTTCCGGCGGAGTGGACGTCTTCCTCCTCATCTCCGCCTTCCTGCTGACCGGTTCCTTTGTCCGCAAAGCCGAAGCAGGCAGGGCACTGGCCCTGGGCCGCTACTGGCTGCACCTGTTCAAGCGGCTGCTGCCGGCCGTCGTCGTCGTGCTTCTCTCCGTCCTCGCGGCCACTGCATTCCTGCTGCCCGCCAGCTACCGGCAGGACCTCATCACCGAGTCCTGGTCCTCCCTGTTCTATGTGCAGAACTGGACCCTGGCGAACAACGCCGTCGACTACCTGGCCGCTGACCACAGCGGCGCCAGCCCGCTCCAGCACTTCTGGTCCCTCTCGATCCAGGGCCAGGTCTTCCTGCTGTGGCCGCTTCTTTTCGCTGCTGCGCTTCCGGCGGCCCGGCTGGCCCGAATCGGCTACCGAACCGTGCTCACCGGGATCTTCGGGATAATCTTCGCCGCTTCGCTCGCGTTTTCCATCTGGCAGACCGGCGCGAACCAGGCGTATGCATACTTCGATACGCGGACCCGGCTCTGGGAATTCGCGCTTGGAACCCTCCTGGCACTCGCGCTGCCGTATCTGCACCTTGGCCGCAGGCTTCGCATCCTGATCGGCTGGACCGGCGTGGCAGCCATGCTCGGCTGCGGCATCATCCTGCAGGTGCAGCAGCAGTTCCCGGGATACCTGGCCCTGTGGCCCACCCTGGCAGCCGCCATGGTGATTGCTGCGGGTGACACCGGCAGCAGGCTGGGAGCGGACCGCTGGCTCACAGCGAAGCCGCTGGTGAAACTGGGAGACAACTCCTATGCCCTGTACCTCTGGCACTGGCCCGTCCTCGTCTTCTGGCTCATCGCCTCCGGCCAGGAAAACGCCGGAATCGTCGACGGCGCCGCAGTGATTGCTGTTTCGCTGCTCCTGGCGGTGCTCACGACCAAACTGGTGGAAACCCCGCTGCGCGGCTGGTCCTGGCCGGAAGCCGCATCGTGGCGCTCCGCACTGGTGCTCGCCGCCTCCTTCGCGCTGGTCGCAGCGCCCCTGGCCGGGTGGCAGGCCAAGGTTGCCTCTGATGCGCAGGCAGTCAGGCTGCAGAGCATTGCCGACAACCCCGGCGCCCTCTCACTCGATCCTGAATTCCAAACCGCTGCATCGACGACCGCCCTGGTGAAACCTTCCGCGTCCGAGATGGACCAGGAATGGGCGAAGCTCGACCATGCGTGCGACGAAGCATTCGCTCCGGCTGAAGGCAGCGTCCTGGAAACGTCCTGCAAGCAGATCGGCAGCGCAGACGGTGCACAAAAGAGAATCGTCGTGCTCGGCGATTCCCACGCCATGCAGTGGACGGCAGCGCTGCGGCCCGTCGCGCTGGCCAATGACTGGCACGTGGTCACCGTCCTGAAGATGGGATGCCGTTACGGGGCGGCGGATCCGGAACGCTCCGAGGACTGCAACGCGTTCAATGAGGCAGCAGGCGAATACACCCTGGGCCTGATGCCGGACGCCGTGTTCACTGTCGCCTCCGTCACCGAAGAATCCAGCCCGGCCGAATATCTGGCCGGCGGCTACGATGACGGCGTGCGGGCCTTCGCTGAAGCCGGGATCGCCGTGCTGGCCATGCGGGACAACCCGCGCTTCGAGTTCGATATGTTCAAGTGCCTGGAGGCAAACGACCTCTCCGTCCAGGCCTGCCACGTCCCGCGCAGCGAGCTGCTGGCAGAGGTTTCCCCTCTGGAAGGACTCCAGGAACGGATCCCGGGCGTCCACGTCCTGGACATGAGCGACCAGTTCTGTTTTGAGGACTCCTGCCCCGGCATCATCGGCAACGTGATCGTCTACAAGGACCACGACCACCTCAACCGCACCTACATGGAGACCGTCTCCCCGGAACTGGCCCAGCGGATCCTCGACGCCACCGGGTGGGAAGGCGTCACCGTGCCAGCGTCGGTTTAG
- the guaB gene encoding IMP dehydrogenase, with amino-acid sequence MSQQSPEHDPFGFVGLTYDDVLLLPGPTDVIPSEADTSSRLTKRITVQTPLLSAAMDTVTESRMAIAMARHGGLGVIHRNLSIADQAEHVDRVKRSESGMITNPVTIDPDATLQELDDLCAHFRVSGLPVVDPENKLLGIVTNRDTRFIPKSEYPSRKVGEVMTRMPLITGRVGITPEETVELLGKNRIEKLPLVDDAGRLQGLITVKDFDKAEQYPLATKDDEGRLRVGAAVGFFGDGYERAMALVDAGVDVLVVDTANGHSAGVLEMIARLKKDPAAAHVDVIGGQAATREGAQALIDAGADAIKVGVGPGSICTTRVVAGVGVPQITAIYEAAKAAIPAGVPVIADGGLQYSGDIGKAIVAGADTVMLGGLLAGSAESPGDLVFVNGKQFKTYRGMGSLGAMQTRGKNTSYSKDRYFQADVPSDEKLIPEGIEGQVPYRGPLSAVAHQLVGGLRQTMFYTGAHTISELKAKGRFVRITPAGLKESHPHDIMMTVEAPNYGRR; translated from the coding sequence TTGAGCCAGCAGTCCCCAGAACACGATCCGTTTGGCTTCGTCGGCCTGACCTATGATGACGTCCTCCTGCTGCCCGGTCCCACGGACGTCATCCCGTCCGAGGCGGACACCAGTTCCCGGCTGACCAAGCGGATCACGGTACAGACCCCGCTGCTCTCCGCAGCCATGGATACCGTGACCGAATCGCGGATGGCGATCGCGATGGCCCGCCACGGCGGCCTGGGTGTCATCCACCGCAACCTCTCCATCGCGGACCAGGCCGAACACGTGGACCGGGTCAAGCGCAGCGAATCAGGCATGATCACCAACCCGGTCACCATCGACCCGGACGCCACGCTGCAGGAACTGGACGATCTCTGCGCGCATTTCCGGGTGTCGGGCCTTCCCGTCGTGGATCCGGAAAACAAGCTCCTGGGAATCGTGACCAACCGCGATACCCGTTTTATCCCGAAGTCCGAGTACCCCTCCCGCAAGGTCGGGGAAGTCATGACCCGGATGCCGCTGATCACCGGCCGGGTGGGCATCACCCCGGAGGAGACGGTTGAGCTCCTGGGCAAGAACCGGATTGAGAAGCTGCCGCTGGTGGATGACGCCGGACGCCTCCAGGGCCTGATCACGGTCAAGGACTTCGACAAGGCCGAGCAGTATCCGCTCGCAACCAAGGATGACGAGGGCAGGCTCCGCGTCGGTGCCGCCGTCGGCTTCTTCGGTGACGGGTACGAACGCGCCATGGCGCTGGTGGATGCCGGCGTCGACGTCCTCGTGGTGGACACCGCCAACGGCCACAGCGCAGGCGTCCTGGAAATGATTGCCCGCCTCAAGAAGGACCCGGCAGCAGCGCACGTGGATGTCATCGGCGGCCAGGCAGCGACCCGCGAAGGTGCCCAGGCCCTGATTGATGCCGGCGCTGACGCCATCAAGGTCGGCGTGGGTCCGGGCTCCATCTGCACTACCCGCGTGGTCGCCGGCGTCGGCGTCCCGCAGATTACGGCCATTTATGAAGCGGCCAAGGCTGCCATTCCCGCGGGCGTACCGGTCATTGCCGACGGCGGCCTGCAGTACTCGGGGGACATCGGCAAGGCCATTGTTGCCGGCGCGGACACCGTGATGCTCGGCGGCCTGCTCGCCGGATCGGCGGAGAGCCCGGGCGACCTGGTCTTCGTCAACGGAAAGCAGTTCAAGACGTACCGCGGCATGGGCTCCCTGGGCGCCATGCAGACCCGCGGCAAGAACACGTCCTACTCCAAGGACCGCTACTTCCAGGCGGACGTCCCCAGCGATGAGAAGCTCATCCCCGAGGGCATCGAAGGCCAGGTGCCCTACCGCGGGCCCCTGTCCGCCGTCGCGCACCAGCTGGTGGGCGGCCTGCGCCAGACCATGTTCTACACCGGCGCGCACACCATTTCCGAGCTCAAGGCCAAGGGACGCTTTGTCCGCATCACGCCTGCGGGCCTGAAGGAATCCCACCCGCACGACATCATGATGACCGTCGAAGCGCCGAACTACGGCCGCCGCTAG
- a CDS encoding iron chelate uptake ABC transporter family permease subunit encodes MPSSPTSVLPSAMTVQRRRPVRNLSPRSWIIILSVVAAALVAVFMTIELRGNIGYVLPRRAIKVGSMILVAYAVGVSTVLFQTVTANRILTPSIMGFDALYVLIQTVLVFTLGGGFVLAMSEPLRYGMEVALMVGFSFLLYRWLFTGGGKSLHLMLLVGIVLGTMFRGMSSLLQRLIEPSEFIILQDLFFASFNNVDGALLGYSLIAVVLVSIPAWRMRHQLDVMSLGRETSINLGVNHKRSVTLVLVICSVLVAVSTALVGPVTFFGLLVASLAYQLCSHFKHSAVVPMAVLIGIIALVGGQLVLERIFSFNTALSIVIEFVGGIVFLILLLKGSLK; translated from the coding sequence GTGCCTAGCTCCCCCACCAGCGTCCTGCCTTCGGCCATGACCGTGCAGCGCCGGCGTCCGGTGCGAAACCTCTCCCCGCGGTCCTGGATCATCATCCTCTCTGTGGTGGCCGCAGCACTTGTGGCCGTCTTTATGACCATTGAGCTGCGCGGCAATATCGGCTACGTGCTGCCGCGCCGCGCCATCAAGGTGGGCTCGATGATCCTGGTGGCGTACGCCGTCGGGGTTTCCACCGTCCTGTTCCAGACGGTCACCGCCAACCGGATCCTGACGCCGTCAATCATGGGGTTTGACGCCCTGTACGTGCTGATCCAGACGGTCCTGGTATTTACGCTGGGCGGCGGGTTCGTGCTCGCCATGTCCGAGCCGCTTCGCTACGGCATGGAAGTGGCCCTGATGGTGGGCTTCTCCTTCCTGCTTTACCGCTGGCTGTTTACCGGGGGCGGGAAATCCCTGCACCTGATGCTGCTGGTCGGCATCGTCCTGGGCACCATGTTCCGGGGCATGTCTTCGCTGCTGCAGCGGTTGATCGAGCCCAGCGAGTTCATCATCCTGCAGGACCTGTTCTTCGCGTCCTTTAACAACGTCGACGGAGCGCTGCTTGGCTACTCGTTGATCGCCGTCGTGCTGGTCAGCATTCCTGCCTGGCGGATGCGGCATCAGCTCGACGTGATGTCGCTGGGCCGGGAAACGTCCATCAACCTGGGCGTGAACCACAAGCGGTCCGTCACCCTGGTGCTGGTCATCTGCTCCGTCCTCGTGGCGGTGTCCACCGCCCTGGTGGGCCCGGTGACCTTCTTTGGCCTGCTGGTGGCGTCGCTGGCCTACCAGCTCTGCTCGCACTTCAAGCATTCAGCCGTTGTGCCCATGGCCGTGCTGATCGGCATCATCGCCCTGGTGGGCGGCCAGCTGGTGCTGGAACGGATCTTCTCGTTCAACACTGCGCTGAGCATTGTCATTGAATTCGTTGGCGGGATCGTCTTTTTGATCCTGCTCCTGAAAGGCTCCCTCAAATGA
- the groL gene encoding chaperonin GroEL (60 kDa chaperone family; promotes refolding of misfolded polypeptides especially under stressful conditions; forms two stacked rings of heptamers to form a barrel-shaped 14mer; ends can be capped by GroES; misfolded proteins enter the barrel where they are refolded when GroES binds): MAKQLEFNDSARRSLEAGVDKLANTVKVTLGPRGRNVVLAKTWGAPTITNDGVTIAREVELDDPYENLGAQLAKEVATKTNDVAGDGTTTATVLAQALVKEGLRNVAAGAAPGALKHGIETAVEAVAARLLENAKEVEGNQVAHVAAISAQSEEVGQLLAEAFDKVGKDGVITIEESSSTSTELVITEGMQFDKGYLSPYFVTDPERQEAVLEDALILINSGKISSVAEFLPLLEKALQASKPLFIIAEDVDGEALSTLVVNKIRGTLNVVAVKAPGFGDRRKAMMQDIATLTGAQVVSPDLGLKLDQVGLEVLGSARRITVTKDNTTIVDGNGSEADVADRVAQIRAEIERTDSDWDREKLQERLAKLSGGIGVIKVGAATEVELKEKKHRIEDAVSSTRAALEEGIVAGGGSALVHAARALDTDSEVAKLDGDAATAVGLVRRALAQPLRWIAENAGAEGMVVVSKVSELEVNHGFNAATGEYGNLIEAGIIDPVKVTRSALRNAASIAALVLTTEALVVEKPSEENDDHGHQH; encoded by the coding sequence ATGGCAAAGCAGTTGGAGTTCAACGACTCCGCCCGTCGTTCACTGGAAGCCGGTGTCGACAAGCTCGCCAACACCGTCAAGGTCACCCTCGGCCCGCGCGGCCGCAACGTGGTGCTCGCCAAGACCTGGGGCGCCCCCACCATCACCAACGACGGCGTCACGATCGCCCGCGAGGTCGAACTCGACGATCCGTACGAGAACCTTGGCGCACAGCTGGCCAAGGAAGTTGCCACCAAGACCAACGACGTCGCCGGCGACGGCACCACCACCGCAACGGTGCTGGCCCAGGCACTGGTCAAGGAAGGCCTGCGCAACGTGGCAGCAGGCGCCGCTCCCGGTGCCCTGAAGCACGGCATCGAGACCGCAGTCGAGGCCGTTGCGGCCCGCCTGCTGGAGAACGCCAAGGAAGTTGAAGGCAACCAGGTTGCCCACGTGGCGGCTATCTCCGCGCAGAGCGAAGAGGTCGGCCAGCTCCTGGCCGAAGCTTTCGACAAGGTTGGCAAGGACGGCGTCATCACCATCGAGGAGTCTTCCTCGACGTCCACCGAACTGGTCATCACCGAAGGCATGCAGTTCGACAAGGGCTACCTCTCGCCGTACTTCGTGACCGACCCGGAGCGCCAGGAAGCCGTCCTCGAAGACGCGCTGATCCTGATCAACTCCGGCAAGATTTCCTCGGTTGCAGAGTTCCTGCCGCTGCTGGAAAAGGCACTGCAGGCCTCCAAGCCGCTGTTCATCATTGCCGAAGACGTTGACGGCGAAGCGCTGTCCACCCTGGTGGTCAACAAGATCCGCGGCACCCTGAACGTGGTTGCAGTGAAGGCTCCGGGCTTCGGCGACCGCCGCAAGGCCATGATGCAGGACATCGCCACGCTCACCGGCGCCCAGGTTGTGTCCCCGGACCTCGGCCTGAAGCTGGACCAGGTTGGCCTGGAGGTGCTGGGCTCCGCCCGCCGCATCACCGTCACCAAGGACAACACCACGATCGTTGACGGCAATGGCTCCGAAGCCGACGTCGCCGACCGCGTGGCACAGATCCGTGCCGAGATCGAGCGCACGGACTCCGACTGGGACCGCGAAAAGCTGCAGGAACGCCTGGCCAAGCTCTCCGGCGGCATCGGCGTGATCAAGGTTGGCGCAGCCACCGAGGTTGAGCTGAAGGAAAAGAAGCACCGCATTGAGGACGCTGTGTCCTCGACCCGCGCTGCCCTGGAAGAGGGCATCGTGGCCGGCGGCGGTTCCGCGCTGGTCCACGCTGCCCGCGCCCTGGACACCGATTCCGAGGTAGCCAAGCTCGACGGCGACGCCGCCACGGCCGTTGGCCTGGTCCGGCGCGCGCTGGCCCAGCCGCTGCGCTGGATCGCCGAAAACGCCGGTGCCGAAGGCATGGTCGTTGTCTCCAAGGTCAGCGAGCTCGAAGTCAACCACGGCTTCAACGCTGCAACCGGCGAATACGGCAACCTGATCGAAGCCGGCATTATCGACCCGGTCAAGGTCACGCGTTCGGCCCTGCGCAACGCAGCATCGATCGCCGCACTGGTCCTCACCACTGAGGCACTGGTTGTGGAGAAGCCCTCCGAAGAGAATGATGACCACGGTCACCAGCACTAA
- a CDS encoding iron ABC transporter ATP-binding protein, producing MIQVTGVTKQYAGTTVVDGVSCHIKEGGVTSIIGPNGAGKSTMLSIISRLLKADEGSVTVDGLDVSAAPGKELARKMAILRQDNHLTVRLTVRDLVGFGRYPHNGGRPTAVCREKIEQAMAFLDLSELADRFVDELSGGQRQRAFIAMVLAQDTDYLLLDEPLNNLDMKHSVEMMRLLRRLTDELGKTVVLVIHDINFASCYSDDIIAMADGKLLHQGPPSMIMQPEVLKDIYEIDIRIEEIEGNRIGVYFA from the coding sequence ATGATCCAGGTCACCGGCGTCACTAAGCAGTACGCGGGCACTACAGTTGTGGACGGGGTGAGCTGCCACATCAAGGAGGGCGGAGTCACCTCAATCATCGGCCCCAACGGCGCCGGCAAATCCACGATGCTCTCCATCATCAGCCGCCTGCTGAAGGCCGACGAGGGTTCGGTCACGGTGGACGGCCTGGATGTCTCTGCCGCCCCGGGCAAGGAGCTGGCGCGCAAGATGGCGATCCTGCGGCAGGACAACCACCTGACCGTCCGGCTCACCGTCCGCGATCTGGTCGGCTTCGGCCGCTACCCGCACAACGGCGGACGCCCGACGGCGGTGTGCCGGGAGAAGATCGAGCAGGCCATGGCCTTCCTGGACTTGAGCGAACTGGCCGACCGGTTTGTCGACGAGCTATCCGGCGGGCAGCGCCAGCGCGCGTTCATCGCGATGGTGCTGGCACAGGACACCGACTACCTGCTGCTGGATGAGCCGCTGAACAACCTGGACATGAAGCACTCAGTGGAGATGATGCGGCTGCTGCGCCGGCTCACGGACGAGCTCGGCAAGACCGTGGTCCTGGTCATCCACGACATCAACTTCGCGTCCTGCTACTCCGACGACATCATTGCCATGGCTGACGGCAAGCTGCTCCACCAGGGACCGCCGTCGATGATCATGCAGCCCGAGGTCCTGAAGGACATCTACGAGATCGACATCCGGATCGAAGAGATTGAGGGCAACCGGATCGGCGTGTACTTCGCCTAG
- a CDS encoding ABC transporter permease: MTTQLTPPTAPASSGAAAVSRRRRFGPAAMMVLGGAAVLVLAVVSMFVGVSDVSLSSLLAGDQHAWDIFWISRVPRTLSIILAGMALSVAGLIMQLMARNKFVEPSTVGTIESASLGILVVTVLLPGASLFMKMSTATVFAVAGTALFLLILRRIPLRNTLIVPLVGIMLGGVIAAVTTFFAYRFDLLQTLNSWMTGDFSGVLRGRYELLWIVGALTLIGFLAADRFTVAGMGQEFTTNLGLNYNRVMTLGLIIVSLISAVVVVSVGSVPFLGLIVPNLVSLLVGDNVRRAIPWVAIFGAGFVLACDIIGRTIRYPYEIPVGVIVSAVGSALFLYLLLRKRSARA; the protein is encoded by the coding sequence ATGACAACGCAGCTCACTCCCCCCACAGCCCCGGCCTCCTCCGGGGCCGCTGCCGTATCCAGGCGACGCCGCTTCGGCCCCGCGGCCATGATGGTCCTGGGCGGTGCGGCTGTGCTTGTACTCGCCGTCGTCAGCATGTTCGTCGGCGTCAGCGACGTCTCCCTGTCCTCGCTGCTGGCCGGCGATCAACATGCCTGGGACATCTTCTGGATCAGCCGGGTTCCGCGGACGCTAAGCATCATCCTGGCCGGCATGGCGCTCAGCGTGGCCGGGCTCATCATGCAGCTGATGGCGCGGAACAAATTCGTGGAGCCCTCCACAGTCGGGACCATTGAATCCGCGTCACTGGGCATCCTGGTGGTGACGGTCCTGCTGCCCGGTGCTTCGCTGTTCATGAAGATGTCCACCGCCACCGTCTTCGCCGTCGCCGGAACCGCCCTCTTCCTGCTCATCCTGCGCCGCATTCCGCTGCGCAACACGCTGATCGTGCCCCTGGTGGGAATCATGCTCGGCGGCGTGATCGCTGCCGTCACCACCTTCTTCGCCTACCGGTTCGACCTGCTGCAGACCCTAAACTCCTGGATGACCGGCGACTTCTCCGGGGTGCTGCGCGGACGCTATGAACTGCTGTGGATCGTGGGTGCACTGACCCTCATTGGGTTCCTGGCTGCCGACCGTTTCACCGTTGCCGGCATGGGCCAGGAGTTCACGACCAATTTGGGACTGAACTACAACCGCGTCATGACCCTGGGCCTGATCATCGTGTCCCTGATCAGCGCCGTCGTGGTGGTCAGTGTTGGTTCCGTGCCGTTCCTGGGGCTGATCGTCCCGAACCTCGTCTCCCTCCTGGTGGGCGACAACGTCCGCCGCGCCATACCGTGGGTGGCGATTTTCGGTGCCGGCTTTGTCCTGGCCTGCGACATCATCGGCCGGACCATCCGCTATCCGTATGAAATCCCGGTCGGCGTGATCGTCTCTGCCGTGGGCAGTGCCCTGTTCCTCTACCTGCTCCTGAGAAAGCGCTCAGCCCGTGCCTAG
- the groES gene encoding co-chaperone GroES: MSVSIKPLEDRIVVRPLEAEQTTASGLVIPDTAKEKPQEGEVVAVGPGRVDDNGNRVPIDVAEGDVVIYSKYGGTEVKQGGQEYLVLSARDVLAIVVK; encoded by the coding sequence GTGTCGGTCTCTATTAAGCCCCTTGAGGATCGCATTGTTGTTCGCCCGCTCGAAGCTGAGCAGACCACGGCCTCCGGCCTGGTTATCCCGGACACCGCTAAGGAAAAGCCCCAGGAGGGCGAAGTCGTAGCAGTCGGCCCCGGCCGCGTTGACGACAACGGCAACCGTGTGCCGATCGATGTCGCCGAGGGCGACGTCGTCATCTACTCGAAGTACGGCGGAACCGAGGTCAAGCAGGGCGGCCAGGAATACCTGGTGCTCTCCGCACGCGACGTGCTGGCCATCGTCGTCAAGTAA
- a CDS encoding DUF6507 family protein codes for MPFNGYNVNPEGCANVLSQVEEDETRYAAVSVLRGGMNAAEAACMAGSGIVGQALAEVWQDTMGPQLEAAEVRIHNAVEGVRRAVSIIAGADQEMAATAKASLAEVQAGIYAEPRFRDKRSWL; via the coding sequence ATGCCATTCAACGGCTACAACGTCAATCCGGAAGGGTGTGCAAACGTCCTTTCCCAGGTGGAGGAAGACGAGACCAGGTACGCGGCCGTGTCTGTCTTGCGGGGCGGCATGAACGCAGCAGAGGCAGCTTGCATGGCCGGCTCCGGAATCGTGGGACAGGCGCTCGCCGAGGTTTGGCAAGACACAATGGGCCCGCAGCTGGAGGCCGCGGAAGTCCGCATCCACAACGCGGTCGAAGGCGTCCGAAGAGCGGTCTCGATCATTGCCGGTGCTGACCAGGAGATGGCTGCGACAGCGAAGGCCAGCCTTGCTGAGGTGCAGGCTGGGATCTACGCCGAACCCCGGTTCAGGGACAAGCGCTCATGGCTGTAG